A portion of the Candidatus Schekmanbacteria bacterium genome contains these proteins:
- the plsX gene encoding phosphate acyltransferase PlsX: MIAVDAMGGDFAPHAVVAGACEAARDFGIKVALVGRREKILGHIPERGVPKSLIEIVHSNDVVTMDDIPSESYYKKPDSSLSVGLSMVRDNKADAFVSAGNTGALMYSAINTIKLIPGIIRPSITTRIPTSKGYCLLLDSGANVDCKPQWLLQFAIMGHIYSAQILGKGNPSIGLLSNGTEKTKGNRLVQETYELIAGTSLNFIGNIEPSDVFAGKADIVVADGFVGNIFLKSLEGFGNTCINMFRNESSHGVLNKIGSYFVKSAVGNTVDRLDFANYGGSPLLGLNGICVVCHGRSSATAIKNAIRAANDFSSKNFNKLLVDEITRIQEEQTEAPSGKKGLWANIVRAFRKGREK, encoded by the coding sequence TCGTCGCAGGAGCATGTGAAGCAGCAAGGGATTTTGGCATTAAAGTCGCTCTTGTGGGCAGAAGAGAAAAAATACTTGGGCACATCCCTGAGCGTGGAGTACCCAAATCTCTTATCGAGATAGTCCATTCGAATGATGTCGTAACGATGGATGATATCCCATCCGAGTCTTATTACAAAAAACCGGATTCTTCGCTTAGCGTCGGTTTATCAATGGTGCGCGACAACAAAGCCGATGCCTTTGTGAGCGCAGGCAACACCGGTGCGCTTATGTATTCAGCAATAAACACAATAAAGCTCATCCCGGGGATAATAAGACCTTCCATAACAACACGCATTCCGACCTCAAAAGGTTACTGCCTGCTTTTAGACAGCGGAGCCAATGTGGACTGCAAACCGCAGTGGCTTTTGCAGTTTGCCATTATGGGACATATCTACTCTGCGCAGATTCTCGGCAAGGGAAACCCGTCCATAGGACTTTTAAGCAACGGCACCGAGAAAACCAAGGGGAACAGGCTTGTGCAGGAAACGTATGAGCTTATTGCAGGGACGAGTTTAAACTTTATCGGGAATATCGAACCTTCTGATGTTTTTGCCGGCAAAGCTGATATCGTTGTTGCCGACGGATTTGTGGGAAATATTTTTTTAAAATCATTGGAAGGCTTTGGGAACACCTGCATAAACATGTTCAGGAATGAGTCTTCTCACGGGGTTTTAAATAAAATAGGTTCTTACTTTGTAAAGTCTGCTGTCGGGAATACAGTAGACAGGCTGGATTTTGCCAACTATGGCGGCTCCCCACTTCTCGGACTCAATGGGATCTGCGTTGTCTGTCACGGAAGGTCTTCTGCAACAGCTATAAAGAATGCGATTCGCGCAGCAAATGATTTTTCCTCAAAAAACTTCAATAAGCTGCTTGTTGACGAGATTACAAGGATTCAGGAAGAGCAGACAGAGGCCCCTTCCGGGAAAAAAGGCTTATGGGCAAATATAGTAAGAGCTTTCCGCAAGGGAAGGGAGAAATAA